In Leptospira saintgironsiae, one genomic interval encodes:
- the rpoB gene encoding DNA-directed RNA polymerase subunit beta translates to MYGQVERKRVNFGKITNLDYLPNLIQIQKKSFDWFLQSEVKDPTKRKNQGLEAVFRETFPIESPNNDMVMEYSHYVLGDAKKSPQECKDTDATFALPLKAVIRLIIKETGEIREQVVYMGDLPVMTEQGTFIINGAERVVVSQLHRSPGIFFSYDEERDTYSARVIPYRGSWLEFEMDNKGILVAKIDRKKKFPATLLVKSLGHGTNEEILRLFYKSSKAKIGGASTKELKRLIGRRVIADVINMETGEVMLDAGSKINEDNISILKEMKVKEVELVEYPKDKDNPVLVNCLEKDGVNDYEDAVLKFHGIMRQGEPSTIENAEAELNRLFFSPKSFDLGDVGRYKINSKFEFNNPKEFTSATERVLRPADIIETVRYLLNLISETENYYPDDIDHLGNRRIRSVGELIANQLKVGFTRVERVIKERMTVQEVGTQTPQLLISIKPITAVINEFFGSSQLSQFMDQTNPLAELTHKRRLNALGPGGLSRDRAGFEVRDVHYSHYGRMCPIETPEGPNIGLILSMSSYARVNDYGFLETPYRVVKNSKVSNNIEYLTADKEEYHSIAVSSSPVDEKGEFKNKLISTRHRSDYPFRNPNEIQYMDLAPMQVVSVSTALIPFLEHDDANRALMGSNMQRQAVPLLRQEAPFVGTGMETRAAYDSRICIISRHEGVVTYVDAEKVVIERKGGKESDTYDLTKFKKTNQGTCFNQTPVVGVVHSEIDGKVTKVSKEKIEVTADNGNVREYNLISGNKQYQPIVSSGEEVRRGTTIAGQIVSGERMDENGNILQKGTVLADGPAVDNGTLALGRNVLVAFMPWEGYNFEDAILISEKVVKDDIFSSIHIEEFEIQARETKLGQEQITRDIPNLSDKAFRDLDETGVIRVGAEVKPGDILVGMVTPKGETDLTPEYKLLHSIFGEKAKEVRDSSLRMPNGFEGTVIDIKRFSREKGDELPAGVEEMVKVFVARKRKLLVGDKMAGRHGNKGVVARIMAEEDMPYMEDGTPMDIVLNPLGVPSRMNLGQIFETQLGLAASKLGINFETPVFDGATEADVEKYCKEANLPLSSKFKLYDGRTGLPFMNEVFCGYIYMLKLAHLVDDKIHARSTGPYSLVTQQPLGGKAQFGGQRLGEMEVWALEAYGASHTLQELLTIKSDDMLGRARIYEAIVKGIHSIKPGIPESFNVLVQELRGLALDIVITDSEGNSVDISDYEDEYSKSKKKIKFETIENA, encoded by the coding sequence ATGTACGGTCAAGTAGAAAGAAAACGGGTAAACTTCGGTAAAATCACCAATTTGGATTACCTTCCTAACTTGATTCAGATTCAGAAGAAGTCTTTCGATTGGTTTCTTCAATCAGAAGTTAAGGATCCCACTAAAAGAAAAAATCAGGGACTAGAAGCGGTTTTTAGAGAAACCTTCCCTATTGAAAGTCCGAACAACGATATGGTGATGGAATACAGTCACTATGTTTTAGGAGACGCTAAGAAATCTCCTCAAGAATGTAAGGACACAGATGCTACTTTTGCTCTTCCTTTAAAAGCAGTTATTCGACTCATTATCAAAGAAACCGGAGAGATCCGTGAGCAAGTCGTCTATATGGGCGATCTTCCTGTGATGACTGAGCAAGGAACTTTTATCATCAATGGAGCCGAGCGTGTTGTAGTTTCTCAGCTTCACCGTTCCCCAGGTATCTTCTTCTCTTATGATGAAGAAAGAGATACTTACTCCGCCAGAGTGATCCCTTATCGCGGATCCTGGTTGGAATTCGAAATGGACAATAAGGGAATCTTGGTCGCTAAAATTGACCGTAAGAAAAAATTCCCGGCTACTCTTCTTGTTAAGTCTTTAGGACACGGAACAAACGAAGAGATCTTGCGTCTTTTTTACAAATCCTCCAAAGCAAAAATCGGAGGAGCTTCTACGAAAGAACTCAAACGTCTGATCGGACGTAGAGTGATCGCTGATGTGATCAACATGGAAACCGGAGAGGTAATGCTCGATGCTGGTTCCAAGATCAACGAAGATAATATCTCCATCTTAAAAGAGATGAAGGTTAAGGAAGTTGAACTCGTAGAATATCCTAAAGATAAGGATAATCCTGTTTTAGTTAACTGTTTGGAAAAAGACGGAGTCAACGATTACGAAGACGCTGTTCTAAAATTCCACGGTATCATGAGACAAGGCGAACCTTCTACGATTGAAAACGCAGAAGCAGAATTGAATCGTCTATTCTTCTCTCCTAAATCTTTTGATTTGGGTGATGTTGGTCGTTATAAGATCAATAGCAAATTTGAATTCAATAATCCTAAAGAATTCACAAGTGCGACAGAAAGAGTTCTTCGTCCTGCGGATATTATCGAGACTGTACGTTACCTTCTCAACTTGATCTCTGAAACAGAGAACTACTATCCGGATGATATTGACCACTTAGGTAACCGTCGTATTCGTTCAGTTGGTGAGTTGATCGCTAACCAACTTAAAGTTGGTTTCACTCGTGTAGAAAGAGTGATCAAAGAAAGAATGACTGTTCAAGAAGTTGGAACTCAAACACCACAACTTTTGATCTCAATCAAACCGATCACTGCAGTTATCAACGAGTTCTTTGGATCCAGCCAATTGTCCCAGTTTATGGACCAGACAAACCCTCTGGCAGAGCTCACTCACAAACGTCGTTTGAATGCTTTAGGACCTGGAGGTCTTTCCAGAGATAGAGCAGGATTCGAAGTGCGTGACGTTCACTATAGCCATTATGGCCGTATGTGTCCGATTGAAACTCCTGAAGGTCCAAACATCGGTTTGATCCTCTCCATGTCTTCATATGCGAGAGTGAATGATTACGGATTCTTGGAAACTCCTTATAGAGTTGTTAAAAACAGCAAAGTATCCAATAACATAGAATACTTAACCGCAGATAAGGAAGAATATCATTCTATCGCGGTATCTTCTTCTCCTGTAGATGAGAAGGGAGAGTTTAAAAATAAACTTATCTCTACTCGTCACAGATCGGATTACCCTTTCCGCAACCCGAACGAGATCCAGTACATGGACTTAGCTCCAATGCAGGTTGTATCCGTTTCTACTGCGCTGATCCCATTCTTAGAGCATGATGACGCGAACCGCGCACTCATGGGTTCTAACATGCAACGTCAGGCAGTTCCTCTTCTTCGCCAAGAGGCTCCTTTCGTTGGAACTGGAATGGAAACTCGTGCTGCTTACGATTCTCGTATTTGTATCATCTCCAGACATGAAGGTGTGGTTACATACGTAGATGCGGAGAAGGTGGTAATCGAGCGCAAGGGCGGAAAGGAATCCGACACTTACGATCTTACTAAATTTAAGAAAACCAACCAAGGTACTTGTTTCAACCAAACTCCAGTCGTTGGAGTGGTTCACTCAGAGATCGACGGTAAAGTTACCAAAGTCAGCAAAGAGAAAATCGAAGTGACTGCGGATAACGGAAACGTTCGCGAATACAATCTGATCTCCGGTAACAAACAATACCAACCAATCGTTTCCAGCGGCGAAGAAGTTCGCAGAGGAACTACTATTGCAGGACAGATCGTGTCCGGCGAAAGAATGGATGAGAATGGTAACATTCTACAAAAAGGAACTGTTCTAGCGGACGGTCCAGCGGTAGACAATGGAACCCTGGCACTTGGACGTAACGTTCTTGTGGCATTCATGCCTTGGGAAGGTTACAACTTCGAGGATGCGATCCTAATCTCCGAGAAAGTTGTAAAAGACGATATTTTCTCTTCTATCCACATCGAAGAGTTCGAGATCCAAGCAAGAGAAACCAAACTTGGACAAGAGCAGATCACAAGAGATATTCCGAATCTTTCGGACAAAGCTTTCCGTGATCTAGATGAAACCGGTGTGATCCGTGTTGGTGCAGAAGTAAAACCGGGAGATATCCTGGTAGGTATGGTGACTCCTAAGGGGGAGACTGACCTAACTCCTGAATACAAACTACTTCACTCTATCTTCGGAGAAAAAGCGAAGGAAGTAAGAGATTCTTCTCTTCGTATGCCGAACGGTTTCGAAGGAACTGTAATCGATATCAAACGTTTCTCACGCGAGAAGGGAGATGAACTTCCTGCTGGTGTAGAAGAGATGGTGAAAGTTTTCGTAGCTCGTAAACGTAAACTTCTGGTCGGGGATAAAATGGCAGGACGCCACGGTAACAAGGGTGTCGTTGCGCGTATCATGGCAGAAGAAGACATGCCTTACATGGAAGACGGTACTCCAATGGATATCGTTCTGAACCCGTTAGGTGTTCCTTCTCGTATGAACCTCGGACAAATTTTCGAAACTCAACTTGGGCTTGCTGCAAGCAAACTTGGGATCAATTTTGAAACTCCAGTTTTCGACGGAGCTACTGAAGCAGATGTAGAGAAGTATTGCAAAGAAGCAAATCTTCCTCTCAGCTCTAAATTCAAATTATACGACGGACGTACCGGATTACCTTTCATGAACGAGGTATTCTGTGGTTACATCTACATGTTAAAACTCGCTCACTTGGTGGACGACAAGATCCACGCTCGTTCTACCGGACCTTACTCTTTGGTTACTCAACAACCACTTGGAGGAAAGGCTCAGTTCGGTGGTCAGCGTTTAGGAGAGATGGAGGTCTGGGCTCTCGAAGCTTATGGCGCATCTCATACTCTTCAGGAACTTCTTACCATCAAGTCTGACGATATGCTCGGAAGAGCAAGAATCTACGAAGCTATCGTTAAAGGGATCCATTCCATTAAACCTGGAATTCCGGAATCCTTCAACGTATTGGTGCAGGAACTCAGGGGTCTTGCATTGGATATCGTTATCACTGACTCGGAAGGTAACAGCGTTGATATCTCCGACTACGAAGACGAATATTCCAAGAGCAAGAAGAAGATTAAGTTCGAAACGATCGAGAACGCCTAA